Proteins encoded by one window of Musa acuminata AAA Group cultivar baxijiao chromosome BXJ2-9, Cavendish_Baxijiao_AAA, whole genome shotgun sequence:
- the LOC103998260 gene encoding cytochrome P450 72A397-like, protein MESCDAALPYTLIGLVLRQPSPPHPGAASCPSRFLRDYASRATNTLLWICLISVTSLLCRRLARLVRLWVQGSRIPGPPSNPFLARSKLIPGCGSLGRLTGYLAELHEKYGPIVRLWLSPTQLLVSVKDTMLIKEVLIKAEDKLPLTGRAFHLAFGRSSLFVSSFEKVQKRRESLAEYMNGRIAVRANIIPSEIVECVMGRVDTIMAKGTLDCGSVSQQLAFYILGSTLFGDAFLDWPKASIYEKLLITISKDGCFWASYTIPPFWSREYWKYKHMCKRLKHLTEDIIQHCVEKYDLLSKIGHSSYKDNKDIEDEVRFNDSVLLDNMPSGVLLQEEMAEYLNSKEELCGNILGLMFHGCLATSSLISSILTRLALHPELQQKLYAEIIAVQEKTCKLDSDDVQKMNLLMATVYESARLLPAGPLLQRCSLEHDIYLCSGVNVPAGAIMVVPLQLVQMDSYIWGKDASRFNPLRFLSEATDHIGTHKKYEDFEKSAFLSEPKRKAAFLPFGYGTRACIGEKFATLGISTLIASLLQNYEIKLQPGSENDPKPIMSDCVLQQLLSSPEVVFAKRSKRKTWKSKGSS, encoded by the exons ATGGAATCCTGCGACGCTGCTCTCCCGTACACGCTGATCGGGCTCGTCCTCCGGCAGCCGTCGCCGCCCCATCCCGGCGCGGCCTCCTGCCCCAGCCGCTTTCTTCGGGACTACGCCTCCAGGGCCACCAACACCCTCCTCTGGATCTGCCTCATCTCCGTCACCTCCCTCCTCTGCCGCAGGCTCGCTAGGCTGGTGCGGCTATGGGTCCAGGGCAGCCGGATCCCCGGTCCGCCCTCCAACCCCTTCCTCGCCCGTTCCAAGCTGATCCCCGGGTGTGGTTCCCTGGGGCGTCTCACCG GCTATCTTGCTGAGTTGCATGAGAAATATGGACCAATTGTCAGACTTTGGTTGAGCCCGACTCAGCTTCTTGTCTCTGTCAAAGATACTATGCTCATTAAAGAGGTGCTTATAAAGGCAGAGGATAAATTGCCATTGACTGGACGGGCATTTCATTTGGCTTTTGGTAGATCAAGCCTGTTTGTTTCATCCTTTGAGAAG GTACAAAAGAGAAGAGAATCTTTAGCAGAATACATGAACGGGAGAATAGCTGTGAGAGCAAATATTATTCCTTCTGAGATTGTTGAATGTGTCATGGGCAGAGTTGACACTATTATGGCTAAAGGTACCCTTGATTGTGGATCGGTTTCTCAACAGTTGGCATTTTACATTCTTGGGAGCACACTCTTTGGGGATGCATTTTTGGATTGGCCTAAAGCTAGCATTTATGAGAAGCTCCTTATAACAATTTCTAAAGATGGTTGCTTCTGGGCCTCTTATACAATCCCTCCTTTCTGGAGTAGAGAATACTGGAAGTACAAGCACATGTGCAAGAGGTTAAAACACTTAACCGAAGACATTATTCAGCATTGTGTGGAAAAATATGACTTGTTAAGCAAAATTGGTCACAGTTCTTACAAAGATAACAAGGATATTGAAGATGAAGTCAGGTTCAATGATTCTGTTCTGCTTGATAATATGCCTTCAGGTGTTCTCCTCCAGGAAGAGATGGCAGAGTATCTCAATTCCAAAGAAGAACTATGTGGGAACATATTGGGCCTGATGTTTCATGGATGTCTAGCTACTTCTAGCTTGATTAGTAGCATTCTGACAAGGCTTGCTTTACATCCTGAATTGCAGCAGAAG TTATATGCAGAGATCATTGCAGTTCAGGAGAAAACCTGCAAGTTGGACTCTGATGATGTACAAAAGATGAATTTACTTATGGCTACAGTCTACGAATCAGCTCGGTTATTGCCAGCTGGACCTTTGCTTCAAAGATGCTCTCTTGAACATG ATATTTATCTTTGTTCTGGCGTAAATGTACCAGCAGGAGCAATTATGGTTGTTCCTTTACAGTTGGTGCAGATGGATAGCTATATCTGGGGCAAGGATGCCAGTCGTTTTAATCCATTGCGCTTCTTGTCGGAGGCCACAGACCATATAG GAACACACAAGAAATATGAAGACTTCGAGAAAAGTGCTTTCCTTAGTGAACCAAAGAGAAAGGCAGCTTTTCTTCCTTTTGGATATGGGACACGAGCATGCATTGGCGAGAAATTTGCAACTCTTGGAATTTCAACACTGATTGCATCTTTGCTTCAGAACTATGAG ATAAAATTACAGCCAGGTTCGGAGAATGATCCAAAACCAATAATGAGCGACTGCGTCCTTCAGCAGCTTCTATCGAGCCCGGAGGTTGTGTTTGCGAAAAGAAGCAAGCGAAAGACATGGAAAAGTAAAGGTTCCTCATGA